The following nucleotide sequence is from Chromobacterium rhizoryzae.
TATTGCTTATTATGATCCTCTGGATGAGGTTGAATATCCTAGCGAATTTTTGCCATTGAAAGATGATATCAATAAATTTTTATTTGAGAATTCACTAAAAATGGAAAGGGAAGTAAAGGATGTGGCAGATGCGGAAAAAGCTTTTACTGCGCAGCAAGAATTGTATAAAGTTGGCTATCCGAATCAGGTGAATGTTTCTAACAGAATTGATGAAGTGATTCAGAAGGATATTGATCAAGCAATGGGAGGGAAGTCAGTTAGTGAACATGGAGTAAAGCCAGACAAAAAAATTGAAGTCCGCATAACTGTGCATCTTGGCACTGGTCAAACTGTAACGACCACTAAACATTACACTATTCGTCAACTTGCTGTTGGGTTGCATTTGCGTGAGAACCCAAATTGTGCATTCGTTTTCATTTGGCCTGATGATAGAATAGCTACTCTTTTTGATAGGCCACAAGGGGCGCTGACGGCTTATCCTTATGTTGTGACTAAAAAAATAGAATCTGAGCTTGAGAGGGATAAAGAAAAACTTAATGATGATAAATCAATAGGTGCGCGTGAGAAAATTATCTCTCAGAATGTGGCGCAGGCTTTGTCAAAGGTTGCGGAGAAAGAAGGGCCTGGTTCAGAGGCATATGTTGCGGTAGATCGATTTCTTAAAGGTGAGGTTAAAGCATTATCTGTAAAATTTAAAGATTATACTCTAGATGGTGTGTTTGCCATTCCATTGAATGACCCTGAAAAAATAATATTGATAAAATCGAATCCAAGCGAGGGGGCGCAGTATCTTATTGTAGATAAGAGTCAGCTTGTTCATCCCGAAAAAGCGAAAGAAGTATTTGATTTTTTAAAGCCAACCTTCCCGAAAAAAGCGCTGCTGCATCATTGGAAAAATGAAAGTGATCTGTCCGCTTTCCAAAAGAAAGAGAGACTGGTTGGCGAGACAATGCCGCGGATAGGTCCTGCTCCAGGGCCGACCATGCGTTGGACGGTAGAGAAAACATGGGTTGAGCCCTATCAGTTTGAGCCAATTGTATCGGACGGTAAGTCCCTGAGTGTATTGGCCGGTCATTTGGAGAAAACTCAGCGCAGTACACATTATTCCAATGTGGATGCGTATGTCTATTCGAGTGGAGAGTACTATGTTCAGGCAGGGGCGAAAATTGGACAAATTGTATTGCAAGGCGTTAATTCTTTATCAATGGGTATTCCCTCGGCAGGAATGAGAGCGCTTGCTGGGCTGGGGGCTAGCGGTGCCTCGGTATTTTTGGATGTGATGGACGCAGTTCAGGAAGATGATCCTAATGCAAAGGATGAGAAGCTTAAATGGGCTGCGACAGGGGCAATGCTGTCTTTGCCAGGGGATATTTCTGATGCTAATACGCTGCTAAAAAATGTAAATAAGGCAAATGGTAAATTAAATAGAGTAGCGAATGTGTTAGGCAGTGATGCTCGCGGTAAAAAATGGGGGGGGCGAAGGGCTGGTGATAACAGTTCTTCTAACAACAGTCCTATAGAGAATGGCATTATATTCAAATCTTCTGCTTCTACGAGTAGGAAAAATATTGGTATTGAAAGAATTAATGATGATATTAGTCTCATCTCTGCAGAAGGTTCGCAAGCAAAGACACTTTACCTTGATGCGCACGGTGCTTATGAACCTAACGCAACAATTCCATTTTATTACTTTGATCGTAACGGGTTTCATAAAGTTCCTCCGTCGGGAACAGTTCCAGTCCCTCAAGGGAAGACTGTTTCTTTTAAAGTACCGCATGGATATAAAATGGGAGCGGGGCGTCCTGATCAAGACTTATTGAATGCTCGAAATTATAAGCCTTTTACTTCGGTTGATGCTGAGCGCTACACGCTACACCCTATTAGAAATCCAAGTAACACTGATGCGAGCCAGCAGGTAGCTCACATGGTATCGAACAACCCTGAGAAAGCATCTAAGGGGACAGCAAAGCCCGGAGAATTACGAAACTACGATTATACCCATTTTAAAAAGAATGGAACTAGTGAGCAGGAGCATCAGGGCATTCTTGTTAACGGCGTTGATAGACTCCATTATTTAGATAGTAAAACGCCGGGGTCGGCAGGGGATGTTATAACGATCAATCCTGGATCTACTGTACCGTTAGGAAGGCTTTTAGATCAATTATCTACAAATCCAAGACTTCAACAGTATGATAAAATTGTTATTTTGGCATGCCGATCCCCATATGGCAGGCGATCGCCAACTTATTCTACGGTTGAAGGTCCGCTTTTTGCTCGTCCCCCATCATCTCCTAACGGTTATTCTGGAAATCATACTAGCGATTCAAAATCAATTGATCCTAGCGGTGGTCAAGGCGGTGAGTCTATGGATCCGGTATATTTGGTCTTTAGAAGGAGTCCGGAGACTAAACGCTTCGATTCGTATGTTGAAGTTCCCGTAGAGGTTGAAAAGGAGGGGGAGGGGTCGAATCAGAACCAGAAAATGGAAGAAACAAAGCAGGCAATAGAAAACAATAATGACTCTTCAGTGATGGTGGCCGGTGGTGATTATTTGACTAATGGGAACCAATCTTATTATGATGTTTATGGATTGTTCTTGGAAAAATTCCCCCACCGCACAAGTGATAATATTAGACAATTTTATCAATTCAATAAAGGTAATATACCAAAGAACGTAACCGATGCTGAAAACCAAAAACTTGAGGTGGGGACAAAGTTCACCATCCCTAATGTACGCCCCCTGCCACAAGGTGATTGATGGCAGGTGCCGGTAATGATCTGCTCCCCTTAGGCCTTACCAATCATAAGTTGAGAGAAGTCCGTCACTGAAGGAGAATGACGGACATGAAGAAGAGCAGATTCACTCCTTCCGCAAAAACGTAGCGGCGAAAAGTAGAGATTTCTGGCAAATTCAAGCCCACCATCCATTCGTTTGACATTTATGGAAATGCTACTCAGGGGGGCGTGCACACGTTCTTAAATACCTTTATCATAGCCACTCTACTTGTAGTGGGGTCTTCAGCCAGGGCAGAGGGATTGAGGTGATCGGCCAAGGTAGATCCCGCAACAGCAGATCACATGGCTCCGGGACAACCCGCAGATGCCATATGTCATCCTCTTGCCATAACTCGCCAGACCGCAGTAAAAACCAAGCGCGAACATCTTGTGGACTGCAGCGATGCAGGCTGGGAGTTTGCCGCAGCAAGCTGGCGAGCATATCGTCCAGAGTCGCAGCAACGTCGGCGGGCAGGATTTCCTGAGGATAAAGCAAGTAGTCAATTGGCCAGTCACACAGCCATTTAGTGAAGAGTGTGCGTACATCAAGGCCTCCTTCGTCCTGCCACAGCCAGCAATCCAGCCAGCAGACGGCTTTTCTCCGTGCGTCTGGACCGACAAACCGCTTGCCTTCCAGCACCCCCCATTGCTGAAACCTACTCGGCAGCAAGGGCCAAAGCAGGATCAAACCAATATTTTCTACTGGTAGAGACGTTTTGCTTGATACCGTTGATGGTCGGGGGGAGAGGACAGACAACTGGCTGGTTTCGTTCAGCGCCTGGCGCCACTCGGGCGAGCGCGCCGCCAGCGCTTGCCGGGCCGGCTCGTTTAACACCGCCCTGAGACGCGCTACGGCGGGAGCATGGTTGGCTAGCCGTTCCAGCTCCATCCGACTGTCGTCGCCCGCCTCCGCCCAGCAACGGCATAGCCAGTGTTCGGGATTTTGAGCCAAGGCTGCACTCAAGTGCGGCGCCAGCGCAGCGCCAGCAAGGTAAGCGGCCAGGTCTGTCAGCATCGCGGCAGACAACCGGCTGGTTTCGTTCAGCGCCTGGCGCCACTCGGGCGAGCGCGCCGCCAGCGCTTGCCGGGCCAGCTCGTTTAGCACCGTCCTGAGACGCGCTACGGCGGGAGCATGGTTGGCTAGCCGTTCCAGCTCCATCCGACTGTCGTCGCTCGCCTCCGCCCAGCAACGGCATAGCCAGTGTTCGGGATTTTGAGCCAAGGCTGCACTCAAGTGCGGCGCCAGCGCAGCGCCAGCAAGGTAAGCGGCCAGGTCTGTCAGCATCGCGGCAGACAACCGGCTGGTTTCGTTCAGCGCCTGGCGCCACTCGGGCGAGCGCGCCGCCAGCGCTTGCCGGGCCGGCTCGTTTAACACCGCCCTGAGACGCGCTACGGCGGGAGCATGGTTGGCTAGCCGTTCCAGCTCCATCCGACTGTCGTCGCTCGCCTCCGCCCAGCAACGGCATAGCCAGTGTTCGGGATTTTGAGCCAAGGCTGCACTCAAGTGCGGCGCCAGCGCAGCGCCAGCAAGGTAAGCGGCCAGGTCTGTCAGCATCGCGGCAGACAACCGGCTGGTTTCGTTCAGCGCCTGGCGCCACTCGGGCGAGCGCGCCGCCAGCGCTTGCCGGGCCGGCTCGTTTAACACCGCCCTGAGACGCGCTACGGCGGGAGCATGGTTGGCTAGCCGTTCCAGCTCCATCCGACTGTCGTCGCCCGCCTCCGCCCAGCAACGGCATAGCCAGTGTTCGGGATTTTGAGCCAAGGCTGCACTCAAGTGCGGCGCCAGCGCAGCGCCAGCAAGGTAAGCGGCCAGGTCTGTCAGCATCGCGGCAGACAACCGACTGTCGTCTGTTTGCATGGTCTCACACGCATGAGCATCCAGTTCTCGGCGTAAGGCAGCCAGCACTCGGTGCAACAACTCCGTCTCCCATTTCCCTGCGGTTAGCGTGCCGATGTCCAGCGTTACGACGGACAACCGTAAGCTTAGAGGTACAGGGTAACTGGACAACAGCGCATCCAAGTCGTGCATCAGCTGATAGCGCACCAAGCGGCTAACGCGGGGCGGTAAGGCGTGGATCAAGACCGACGAGGCGCTGAGTACGAGGCGCATACGTTTGATACGGGAAGGGGGGGGGAGCGACACGCTGCTTCCTTGTTTTCGTGTTCACAAGTGATTCAACCCGCCTGGCGGTAAAGACCTGCCAGAGAACTGCCTTGGATAAAGCTAGGCTGTTCCATGATGTTTGGCAATCGTTTCCTGAGCGTTGCGGGAGGAGGTCACTGCCGCCGCGATTTCGTTGTTCTTGTCGCCATCGCACCAATTGATCTGCCACAACACCAGGTGATCGAGATGGCGGAAGGCAGACAGCCATTGCAGGGCCGGTGTTTGCGCAGCCTGGTCGAGGCTGCCGCGCAAGGTCTTGCGGTCTGACCTGCCCCCCGGATTAGGGCCAAGGCTTACTTAGTAAAGTCGATTAAAAATTCCTGCTTTTGCTCCAGCTCCGCTTGCTCCCCCGTGCGGAAGCCCGCCGCAAATGCGGCAGGCGTTTGATAGTTCAGCGAGCTGTGTGGTCGTGCTTCGTTGTAATCCTTCCGCCACACGGCAAGCTCGGCCCGAACATGCGAGAGACTCATGAACCAGTGCTCATTCAGGCATTCATCGCGTAAGCGCCCGTTGAAACTTTCGATATACGCATTCTGTGTGGGTTTGCCCGGCGGGGTCAGCTTCAGCGTGATTCCTCTGACACTGGCCCATTGATCCAGCGCGTTGCCGGTGAATTCCGGTCCCTGGTCGGTGCGGATTGCCGCTGGATAGCCCCGAAATCGAGCGGCCTGTTCCAACACCCGCACGACGTAATGTCCGGAGATTCCGTAATCAGCAACCAGGTCGATACATTCCTTGCTGAAATCATCCACGATGGTGAGCACTTTGATGCGACGCCCGTTGGCTAGCACATCGGAGACAAAGTCCATCGACCATACCGCATTCGGTTTCCCAGGGCGCTCCAGCGGCTCTCGCTCAACGGCTACACCATGGCGCCGCCTCCTGTGTTTCACCATCAAACCGGCTTCACGATATAGCCTGTAGACCCGCTTGTGGTTAACTCTGACACCATCTCGGCGCAGGAGAATGTGCAGGCGGCGATACCCAAAGCGGCGTCTCTCGTGGGCCAACTCAATCAGCCGGTCCTTCAAGAGCGTAATGTGGTCCGACGTCTTTGCCTGATAGGCATGGACGCTGCGTGACACCCCCACCAGCCGGCAGGCCCGTCGCTCCGAGATAGAGGTCATCTCGCGCATTCGCTGCACCGCCTCACGCTTCTGCTGCGGGGTTAACGCTTTACGCCGAGGGCCACTTTGAGTGCTTCGGCATCAAAAATCGCCTCGGCCAGTAAGCGCTTCAGTCTGGCGTTCTCAGTCTCGAGCTCCTTCAACCGCTTGGTGTCAGAGACATCGATGCCACCGAACTTGGCTCGCCAGTTGTAGAACGAGGCATCACTAAAGCCATGCTGGCGGCACAATTCCTTCACCGGAACGCCAGCCTCGGCCTGCTTCAAAAATCCAATGATTTGCTCTTCCGTGAAACCCTTCTTCAAGTTCGTTCCCCCTGTGTAAAACGAACTTTACTAAGTTTCGGGTGGCCCTGTTTAGGGGGGCAGGTCAGAGTGCTCGAAGCCAGCCTAAGTACCCAATTTTGAGGCAATATATAGAATATTTAGCGATGTATGCGTGGTTTATCAAGAAAGGATAAACTTATGTAAACTTGCTACAAAACACTTTGCCTCGCGCAGAATGTTTGCACGATGACAGCCAATTTGGTCTGTCCCGGGCTCAGTGGACACTAACTTAAGGTGGATAATCTCCACCAAGGAGTGTTCATGACCCAAACCCGTAGAAGCTTTCCCGAATCTTTCAAACGCGAAGCCGTCGAGCAAGTGCTGGCCGGCAGCTCGCTACGTCACGTGGCCCAGGCGCTCGACATCACTGAGGCATTACTGGGCAAATGGAAGCGCCAGTATCTAACGGCCGGCGAACAGGCCTTCCCTGGCAACGGTAAACAGCTCGGAGAAGCCGCTGAACTCAAACGGCTACGCGACGAACTCGCACGCGTCACCATGGAGCGCGACGTGTTAAAAAAGGCGCTCGCCATCTTCTCGCACCCCACGAAGTAAGGTTTCAGGTCATTGAAGCGCTAGCCGAACGGTATCCGGTGGCGCTGATGTGCCGGCTGTTGCGTGTCTCTCGCAGTGGCTACTATGCATGGCGGCAGCGTCCGCGCTTCAGCGCGAGAGATGGCCAATCGTCGCTTGTTACGGGAAATCCGTTTGGTGTTTGCCGAGGTGAGCGGCATTTATGGGCATCGGCGGATTCATGCCGAACTGCTCGCACAGGGGATGAACTGCGGACGGCATCGGATCGCTCGTCTGATGCGGGAAAGTGGCTTGCAGGTGCGCTCACGTAAACGCTGGCGGCCTGTTCTTGGTAGCAAACATGTGCTGCCGGTGGCACCGAACCGACTGGAGCGCCAGTTTGCGGCCCCCGGGATGAATCAACGCTGGGTGTCGGATATGACCTACATTCGGACCGAGCAAGGATGGCTATACCTGGCCATCGTGCTGGATTTGCACTCGCGTGCAGTGGTGGGTTGGGCGATGCATCACCGTGTGCAGCAAGAGCTGGTCCATGCTGCCTTAACGATGGCCGTAGCTCGACGTCAGCCGAAAGGGGAAGTACTGCTGCATTCCGATCGGGGTAGTCAGTATTGCGCGTACGACTATCAGGTCCTGCTCAAACGGCACGGCATTTTGCCGAGCCATTCCCGTGCAGGAAACTGCTGGGACAATGCGGCAATGGAGAGCTTCTTTCGTTCACTGAAAGCGGAGTGGGTTTACCTGACTCGTTATCGGAGCTACGACGAAGCCCGGTGGGATATATTTGACTACATTCGGTTCTACAACCACCAGCGCCGCCACTCAACGCTAGGCTATCTGAGCCCGATAGAATTTGAGCAGCGCCAGGCGCTGCTCAGAGCTTAACCAACCGTCCACCGAGCTCGGGACAGACCAGACATCGCAGGCTTACTCCCTGTATGCTTTAAATGCTCCCAGCCACTACCAATCAGAACTTAGCTCCCTACGCAAGTTAGTGAACTGTTTTATCACAAACAATAGGATATGCCACAGCTAATAATATTAATGAAAAGGCATAGAGGAGGCCTTGTGCAAGCAATGCTGAATCAAGCCTATTTCTTAGCCATTCCCATATGAATGCAAACATCCTTGAATTAATTGCAATGCAAGTGCTTTGAACATAGCGTTTGCACCCCTATGAGTTTAATCAGACCCGGCCTTCAATAACTGTTCCCGCTCTAACTCTTCTAAATGCTTCCCCAGACGATTCATCTCAACCACACTGTTAACGTAGAATATCGGACGTTCAACAACAGCAAAAGGGCAGTCATCATAGGGTGGCTTCAACTCCAGCCCATAAATATAATCATAAGTATGTGAAAAAACCAAATACCCCTCACCTATCTCCTGTAATGTATGCGCAATCGGATAAAGCCAGTCCTGGCACATATATTCGACGATTATATCGGAATAGCATTCCTTGATCTGAATGGCGACCTCTAAAGCACAAGCCAAGTAGGCCTCACGAAACAGAGCCCCTAGCAGGACCAGGTGATCCAATGTCGGCGGGCTACTTTTCATTATATCCTGCAGCATTTGCCCATACGCTTTGCGGATGTAATCGCTGGGCATTGGAAAAATCGGCATCGACTTCTCATAGCTCTGATGGAAAACACTTCGGAATGCTTTTTCTCCGTAATAATCCGCTCGTGTAAACCCCAATCGACTCATTGCAGCCTGCGCAATATCGTGATAAACGACAATTTCTAAGTCGTTTCGCGTCAATAGCTGCCAATAAGGCGAGTAGAAAAGCTCCGCCGTACCAGAAAAAGTTGCCTCTTCCTCTACCAGTTGAATCAGATCGAAATCTCGTTTGGGGTGGTTGCCATTAGAAGGAAGCGTGCCATGCAAGCGTATCGTTTCGAAAATCCTACTACGCATCTGGGGGTCTTTCGGCCGACGCCCCAGTTTCTCCAGAAATAATAGGTCAAGCTGGTAGTCACTAAGCGAGGTTCTCGACTTAACCGCGTAGTACCACAGTTTGGCGCGCAACCTATCTACCGGCGACTGGCGGGGGCGCCCTGTCCGCTTTGCATCACTTGGTATCATGAAACTCCCCTTTTCATGGCCGCTTTCACGTTACCACAGAGTTTGGTATCACTCCTTTATACCTAGTCCAATCTGATTCCACCTGACCATGACTACCTCTGCCTCCCTAGACGAATTGCAGCGCAACTTGCTGGATGCCTATGGGCCCTTGATGGGCGATGCAGTGCTATGGCAAGCCTTGGGCTTCAAGACCTGGGCAGGTTTTGACAGGGCAATACGTCAAGGAAAACTAGAGGTCCGTATCTTCACTTTGCCAGGAAGAAGGGGGAGATATGCGCTGACGTGCGATGTTGCAGCTTGGCTCTGGGACGTGCGTTCGACAGCCCCGAGCCCGCACGAAGCATGCTGAGAAAGAGCCGCCATTAGACAAATGCCCTGCTGGGCACCGGAACCTCATCATGAAGGAGGGTC
It contains:
- a CDS encoding contractile injection system tape measure protein, producing the protein MRLVLSASSVLIHALPPRVSRLVRYQLMHDLDALLSSYPVPLSLRLSVVTLDIGTLTAGKWETELLHRVLAALRRELDAHACETMQTDDSRLSAAMLTDLAAYLAGAALAPHLSAALAQNPEHWLCRCWAEAGDDSRMELERLANHAPAVARLRAVLNEPARQALAARSPEWRQALNETSRLSAAMLTDLAAYLAGAALAPHLSAALAQNPEHWLCRCWAEASDDSRMELERLANHAPAVARLRAVLNEPARQALAARSPEWRQALNETSRLSAAMLTDLAAYLAGAALAPHLSAALAQNPEHWLCRCWAEASDDSRMELERLANHAPAVARLRTVLNELARQALAARSPEWRQALNETSRLSAAMLTDLAAYLAGAALAPHLSAALAQNPEHWLCRCWAEAGDDSRMELERLANHAPAVARLRAVLNEPARQALAARSPEWRQALNETSQLSVLSPRPSTVSSKTSLPVENIGLILLWPLLPSRFQQWGVLEGKRFVGPDARRKAVCWLDCWLWQDEGGLDVRTLFTKWLCDWPIDYLLYPQEILPADVAATLDDMLASLLRQTPSLHRCSPQDVRAWFLLRSGELWQEDDIWHLRVVPEPCDLLLRDLPWPITSIPLPWLKTPLQVEWL
- a CDS encoding IS3 family transposase (programmed frameshift); amino-acid sequence: MKKGFTEEQIIGFLKQAEAGVPVKELCRQHGFSDASFYNWRAKFGGIDVSDTKRLKELETENARLKRLLAEAIFDAEALKVAPRRKALTPQQKREAVQRMREMTSISERRACRLVGVSRSVHAYQAKTSDHITLLKDRLIELAHERRRFGYRRLHILLRRDGVRVNHKRVYRLYREAGLMVKHRRRRHGVAVEREPLERPGKPNAVWSMDFVSDVLANGRRIKVLTIVDDFSKECIDLVADYGISGHYVVRVLEQAARFRGYPAAIRTDQGPEFTGNALDQWASVRGITLKLTPPGKPTQNAYIESFNGRLRDECLNEHWFMSLSHVRAELAVWRKDYNEARPHSSLNYQTPAAFAAGFRTGEQAELEQKQEFLIDFTK
- a CDS encoding IS3 family transposase, coding for MHGGSVRASAREMANRRLLREIRLVFAEVSGIYGHRRIHAELLAQGMNCGRHRIARLMRESGLQVRSRKRWRPVLGSKHVLPVAPNRLERQFAAPGMNQRWVSDMTYIRTEQGWLYLAIVLDLHSRAVVGWAMHHRVQQELVHAALTMAVARRQPKGEVLLHSDRGSQYCAYDYQVLLKRHGILPSHSRAGNCWDNAAMESFFRSLKAEWVYLTRYRSYDEARWDIFDYIRFYNHQRRHSTLGYLSPIEFEQRQALLRA
- a CDS encoding transposase; its protein translation is MTQTRRSFPESFKREAVEQVLAGSSLRHVAQALDITEALLGKWKRQYLTAGEQAFPGNGKQLGEAAELKRLRDELARVTMERDVLKKALAIFSHPTK